A DNA window from Flavobacteriales bacterium contains the following coding sequences:
- the asnB gene encoding asparagine synthase (glutamine-hydrolyzing), translating to MCGITGTYAITDKGKEFHSKLDAAIATMALRGPDGSGKYVEGSAALGHSRLAIIDTSASANQPFTDASGRFTMVFNGEIFNYKEVEAQLTNFKPRTSSDTEILLQGYVQWGEKVLDKLNGFFALAIHDKETDELFLARDRMGIKPLLVYQDADVLVFGSEMKSLMAFGIPKVIDADSQFLYHQFNYTPYPETIFKNVLELEPGTWMKIRSSEVLSGAFWSIPKPTAPKTDMSYEQAQQKLRELMEKSVQRRMIADVPLGSFLSGGIDSSIIATLAARQTDKLNTFSIGYADEPLFDETHYAEAVAKNIGSNHTVFKLTNDDLYADLHDVLNYIDRPFADSSALPVHILCRHTRKHVTVALSGDGADELFSGYNKHAAEFRARNLGMKEQLVAALKPLWFLLPASRNSSIGNRVRQLQKFSEGVSLVAKDRYWNWASFMSEKDIQRLMFKVNGEDAIFPLSKGVARYEPGDLNKRKQKLTQELGTTNDLDEVLYTDLHQVLRNDMLTKVDLMSMANSLEVRVPFLDHEIVEFACSLPEEYKITSAIRKRILQETFRADLPEMLFRRPKHGFEVPLLNWFKGELNSLINEDLLSKKLVDEQQLFNWSAIQTLLNKLHSNDPGDSATHVWNLIVFQTWWKRYIRH from the coding sequence ATGTGCGGCATTACAGGAACGTATGCGATAACCGATAAAGGCAAGGAATTCCATTCCAAGCTCGATGCCGCCATTGCAACGATGGCGCTCCGCGGTCCAGACGGTAGTGGAAAGTACGTTGAAGGCAGCGCAGCCTTGGGGCATTCACGTTTGGCAATCATCGACACATCTGCTTCAGCCAATCAACCATTCACCGATGCAAGCGGACGTTTTACAATGGTTTTCAATGGTGAGATATTCAACTACAAGGAAGTTGAAGCGCAACTGACCAATTTCAAACCAAGAACCAGTTCTGATACCGAGATTCTACTTCAAGGATATGTTCAATGGGGCGAAAAGGTATTGGATAAATTGAACGGCTTTTTCGCGCTAGCAATTCACGATAAAGAAACTGATGAGTTGTTTTTAGCTCGTGACCGAATGGGCATCAAACCGCTGTTGGTTTATCAAGATGCGGATGTATTGGTTTTCGGAAGTGAAATGAAATCGTTGATGGCTTTCGGAATACCGAAAGTGATTGACGCAGATTCGCAGTTTCTGTATCATCAGTTCAATTACACGCCTTATCCAGAGACGATTTTCAAGAATGTGCTTGAGTTGGAACCTGGAACTTGGATGAAAATTCGAAGTTCGGAAGTTCTAAGTGGGGCATTTTGGAGCATTCCAAAACCAACAGCTCCGAAAACCGACATGTCTTACGAGCAAGCGCAGCAAAAACTGCGCGAGTTGATGGAGAAATCCGTTCAGCGAAGGATGATTGCGGACGTACCGCTGGGTTCATTCTTGAGCGGTGGAATTGACAGTTCCATCATAGCTACTTTGGCAGCCAGACAGACCGATAAACTGAATACGTTCTCTATCGGTTATGCCGATGAACCGTTATTTGACGAAACACATTACGCTGAAGCTGTCGCGAAAAACATTGGTTCGAACCACACGGTTTTCAAGCTCACCAATGATGATCTGTATGCAGATTTGCATGATGTATTAAACTACATCGACAGGCCTTTTGCAGACTCCTCTGCCCTGCCCGTTCATATCCTTTGTCGCCATACCAGAAAGCACGTAACCGTTGCCCTTTCTGGTGATGGTGCCGATGAACTTTTCAGCGGTTACAATAAGCATGCAGCTGAGTTCAGGGCACGGAATCTAGGAATGAAAGAACAACTAGTTGCAGCGTTGAAACCGCTTTGGTTCTTACTTCCTGCTTCAAGGAATTCGAGCATTGGAAATCGCGTCAGACAATTACAGAAATTCAGCGAAGGCGTTTCGCTTGTCGCGAAGGATCGATATTGGAATTGGGCGAGCTTTATGTCTGAAAAGGACATTCAACGCTTAATGTTCAAGGTAAACGGTGAAGATGCCATTTTCCCCCTTTCAAAGGGGGTGGCGAGGTACGAGCCGGGGGATTTAAATAAACGAAAGCAAAAACTCACCCAAGAACTCGGCACAACTAACGACTTGGACGAAGTGCTTTACACCGATTTGCATCAGGTTTTGAGAAACGATATGCTCACGAAAGTAGACCTAATGAGCATGGCAAATAGTTTGGAAGTACGCGTTCCGTTCTTGGACCATGAAATTGTGGAATTTGCTTGTTCCCTTCCTGAAGAATACAAGATCACTTCCGCCATCCGAAAGCGGATTCTACAAGAAACGTTTCGAGCGGATTTGCCAGAAATGCTTTTCAGAAGACCAAAACACGGATTTGAGGTTCCACTACTCAATTGGTTCAAAGGAGAATTGAATTCACTTATAAACGAAGACCTTTTGAGCAAGAAACTCGTTGATGAGCAGCAACTTTTCAATTGGTCAGCGATTCAAACACTGCTCAACAAATTACACTCTAACGACCCTGGCGATTCCGCCACGCACGTCTGGAATCTGATTGTTTTCCAAACGTGGTGGAAAAGGTATATTCGCCACTGA
- the lpdA gene encoding dihydrolipoyl dehydrogenase, with protein sequence MSYDLIVVGSGPGGYVAAIRASQLGMKVGVVERSELGGICLNWGCIPTKALLKSAQVFEYINHASDYGISVGESKADIGEMVKRSRGVAEGMSKGIQFLLKKNKIDHIEGFGKLKNGTTVEVTDADGKKSDVTAKNVILALGARSRELPNLKQDGKKIIGYREAMVLDKQPKKMVVVGSGAIGVEFAYFYNAIGTDVTIVEYLPNIVPVEDEEVSKQLGRSFKKSGIKIMTESSVEAVDTSGDGCKVTVKTKKGEEVIECDIVLSAVGIQANVEGCGLEDVGVIVDGGRVKVDEFYATNIPHVFAIGDCIPGPALAHVASAEGIICVEKIAGHSPEPLDYGNIPGCTYCSPEVASVGYTEAKAKEAGYEIKVGKFPFSASGKASAAGAKDGFVKLIFDAKYGELLGGHMIGANVTEMIAEIVAIRKLETTGHEIIKTVHPHPTMSEAIMEAAAAAYDEVIHL encoded by the coding sequence ATGAGTTACGATCTGATAGTAGTTGGAAGTGGTCCTGGAGGATATGTTGCAGCCATCCGAGCTTCGCAATTGGGAATGAAAGTGGGTGTGGTAGAACGCTCAGAATTAGGCGGAATATGTCTTAACTGGGGATGTATTCCAACCAAAGCATTACTTAAAAGTGCGCAGGTTTTCGAATACATCAATCACGCTAGCGATTACGGTATCTCTGTTGGCGAAAGCAAAGCGGATATCGGTGAGATGGTAAAACGTAGCCGTGGTGTGGCCGAGGGTATGAGCAAGGGAATTCAATTCCTGCTCAAAAAGAACAAGATCGATCATATTGAAGGTTTCGGAAAGCTGAAGAACGGAACGACCGTTGAAGTAACTGATGCTGACGGAAAGAAAAGCGATGTAACGGCCAAGAATGTGATTCTTGCATTAGGAGCACGAAGCCGCGAGCTTCCGAACTTAAAACAAGACGGCAAGAAGATCATTGGTTACCGCGAAGCCATGGTGCTTGATAAGCAACCTAAGAAAATGGTTGTGGTTGGTTCGGGCGCCATTGGCGTGGAGTTCGCGTATTTCTACAACGCCATCGGAACCGATGTGACGATTGTGGAATACCTTCCGAATATTGTTCCAGTAGAGGACGAAGAAGTGAGCAAGCAACTTGGCCGTTCGTTCAAAAAATCGGGGATTAAGATCATGACAGAAAGTTCCGTTGAGGCGGTAGATACTTCTGGCGATGGTTGCAAAGTGACCGTTAAAACCAAGAAAGGCGAAGAAGTAATTGAATGCGATATTGTACTTTCTGCAGTTGGCATTCAGGCCAATGTAGAAGGCTGCGGATTAGAAGATGTGGGCGTAATTGTTGATGGCGGTCGCGTTAAAGTAGATGAGTTCTACGCCACCAATATTCCGCATGTATTTGCTATTGGTGATTGTATTCCTGGCCCAGCTTTGGCGCATGTGGCAAGTGCAGAAGGTATTATTTGTGTGGAGAAAATTGCTGGTCACAGTCCAGAACCATTGGATTATGGAAACATTCCAGGTTGTACCTACTGTTCTCCAGAAGTGGCGTCTGTTGGGTACACCGAAGCAAAAGCGAAAGAGGCCGGATACGAGATCAAAGTGGGCAAGTTCCCATTCTCTGCTTCAGGTAAGGCAAGTGCCGCTGGCGCGAAAGATGGTTTCGTGAAACTGATATTCGATGCAAAGTATGGCGAATTGCTTGGCGGACACATGATTGGTGCGAACGTAACCGAAATGATCGCGGAGATCGTTGCCATCCGAAAACTAGAGACAACTGGTCATGAGATCATTAAGACTGTTCATCCTCACCCAACAATGAGCGAAGCAATCATGGAAGCAGCCGCTGCTGCTTACGATGAAGTAATTCACCTGTAA